Proteins from a single region of Gemmatimonadaceae bacterium:
- a CDS encoding TonB-dependent receptor produces the protein MPANARRFLRRSSLLLFLAVPFTASGAQQSGALRGVITDSSTRLPVGDVTVAVRGTTRGAISDANGRYSIAGLPPGPQVIVVQRVGYTPRTLDVQLSAASTTELDVMLVVAAQVITPVVVSATRELQRRTEASATIDVLDGAAMREARAAHPAALVSRIPGVHVSQLSGEGHSTAIRQPITTKPLYLYLEDGVPTRSTGFFNHNALYEVNLPQAGGLEVLKGPGTALYGSDAIGGVINALTRPAPASPTVDLALEAGDYGYRRFLATGGFSPGSQGLRMDLNVTKADGFKRDAPYERTSATVRHDLATSKGIAFRTVLSGSSVDQRDVVALNASNFGTRPNLNLSPIAFRDVQALRWSTAVEVDRGATSISLTPFARHNVLGLLPNWQLTFNPEVWDTRNDSYGLLARVRRDLTPMRTRVIAGVDVDYSPGSVLIEGITPRSAGNDNAWTTYTKGAVHYDYDVTYRQASPYLHVEVSPIARARLDVGLRYDNSSYAYDTHLPVLQTGRFRVPADTSLRFSRWSPKVGLTVDVTPQLNVHASWRQGFRAPAQGQLFQQGANLNTTGLDPVTATSRELGVRGVLGHRVLYSVAWYDMRVENDILSILDATGTSTSSNAGATRHHGIESALGALLVPSVRVDLAWSTATQRYVNWVIPVQRHNVSYGGRTIEQAPHTLGNALVTWTPAILRGGRLAVEWSHTGRYYMDPENTHRYDGFQLWTLHGNWHVRGAEIFARVVNLDDRKYAEIATYDAFNRERFTPGSPRMVYAGARWTWQR, from the coding sequence ATGCCTGCCAATGCACGGCGCTTCCTGCGCCGTTCCTCCCTCTTGTTGTTTCTCGCCGTCCCGTTCACGGCGAGCGGTGCCCAGCAGTCTGGCGCGCTGCGCGGCGTCATCACCGACTCCTCGACCCGGCTGCCCGTGGGCGACGTGACCGTCGCCGTGCGCGGCACGACGCGTGGGGCGATCTCGGACGCGAATGGTCGCTACAGCATCGCTGGCCTGCCGCCGGGTCCGCAGGTCATCGTGGTGCAGCGGGTGGGCTACACGCCGCGCACCCTCGATGTCCAGCTCTCGGCAGCAAGCACCACCGAGCTGGACGTGATGCTCGTTGTCGCTGCGCAGGTCATCACTCCCGTCGTGGTCTCGGCCACGCGCGAGCTGCAGCGACGCACGGAGGCGTCGGCAACGATTGATGTGCTCGACGGTGCCGCGATGCGGGAAGCACGCGCGGCGCACCCGGCCGCGCTTGTGAGCCGCATCCCGGGTGTTCACGTGTCGCAGCTCTCGGGCGAAGGGCACTCGACCGCGATCCGGCAGCCGATCACGACCAAGCCGCTCTACCTCTACCTGGAAGACGGTGTCCCGACGCGCTCCACCGGCTTCTTCAATCACAACGCCCTGTACGAGGTGAACTTGCCGCAGGCCGGCGGGCTGGAGGTGCTCAAGGGCCCCGGCACGGCGTTGTACGGCAGCGACGCGATCGGTGGCGTGATCAACGCGCTCACGCGCCCAGCACCCGCGTCGCCCACGGTGGACCTCGCGCTGGAGGCAGGCGACTACGGGTACCGTCGCTTCCTCGCCACCGGAGGCTTCTCACCCGGCTCGCAGGGCCTTCGCATGGACCTCAACGTCACGAAGGCCGACGGCTTCAAGCGTGATGCCCCGTACGAGCGCACGAGTGCCACCGTTCGCCACGATCTCGCCACTTCGAAGGGCATCGCGTTCCGCACCGTGCTCTCGGGCTCGTCGGTTGACCAGCGCGACGTCGTCGCGCTCAACGCGTCCAACTTCGGCACGCGACCCAACCTCAACCTCTCGCCGATTGCCTTCCGCGACGTGCAGGCGCTCCGGTGGTCCACCGCGGTCGAAGTCGATCGAGGCGCCACGTCGATCAGCCTCACGCCGTTTGCGCGACACAACGTGCTGGGTCTGCTCCCCAACTGGCAACTCACGTTCAACCCCGAGGTCTGGGACACGCGCAACGACTCGTACGGTCTGCTCGCGCGCGTCCGGCGCGACCTCACGCCGATGCGCACGCGCGTCATTGCGGGTGTCGACGTGGACTACTCGCCCGGGTCGGTCCTGATCGAGGGCATCACGCCCCGCTCGGCCGGCAACGACAACGCGTGGACGACCTACACGAAGGGGGCTGTCCACTACGACTACGACGTCACGTATCGCCAGGCTTCGCCGTACCTGCACGTGGAGGTGTCGCCGATCGCGCGCGCGCGTCTGGACGTTGGCCTCCGGTACGACAACAGCAGCTACGCCTACGACACGCACCTTCCCGTGCTGCAGACCGGTCGCTTCCGGGTGCCAGCCGACACGTCGCTCCGCTTCTCGCGCTGGAGCCCGAAAGTCGGGCTCACGGTCGACGTGACGCCGCAGCTCAACGTGCACGCGTCGTGGCGCCAGGGATTCCGGGCGCCGGCGCAGGGCCAGCTCTTCCAGCAGGGCGCGAACCTCAACACCACCGGCCTCGATCCCGTCACCGCGACGAGCCGCGAACTCGGTGTGCGTGGGGTGCTCGGCCACCGCGTGCTGTACAGCGTGGCGTGGTACGACATGCGCGTGGAGAACGACATCCTGAGCATCCTCGACGCGACGGGGACGTCGACGTCGTCGAATGCCGGTGCGACGCGCCATCACGGGATCGAGTCCGCGCTCGGCGCGCTCCTTGTGCCTTCGGTGCGCGTCGACCTCGCGTGGAGCACCGCGACGCAGCGCTACGTCAACTGGGTGATCCCTGTGCAGAGACACAACGTGAGCTACGGTGGCCGCACCATCGAGCAGGCGCCGCATACCCTCGGCAACGCGCTCGTGACATGGACGCCGGCGATCCTCCGCGGTGGTCGGCTCGCGGTGGAGTGGTCGCACACGGGTCGCTACTACATGGATCCCGAGAACACGCATCGATACGACGGCTTCCAGCTCTGGACCCTGCACGGCAACTGGCACGTGCGCGGCGCCGAGATCTTCGCGCGCGTCGTGAACCTCGACGACCGGAAATACGCCGAAATCGCCACGTACGACGCGTTCAACCGCGAGCGGTTCACCCCGGGCAGCCCGCGCATGGTGTACGCCGGCGCGCGGTGGACCTGGCAGCGCTGA
- a CDS encoding sulfite exporter TauE/SafE family protein: MDPVSHGMLGLALALVVGLVLGLLGGGGSILALPIFLYVFHVPTKSAVAMSLAVVGMSAAVGFVSHWRQGTVHMRIALPFGALAMIGAFATARIAHQVPAQVQLTLFVIFAGAAALLMLRDGMRAPASAPESSVANVRFTPLLAVQAVAVGVLTSLIGAGGGFVIVPALVLLARVPVRAAVGSSLFIIMVNGLSGFIGYIGIVPIHWRLAAEFTGVAAVGAIIGTRLAPRVPQRRIKQGFAVTVLVLGGLVVARGVGLLG, translated from the coding sequence GTGGACCCCGTCTCCCACGGCATGCTGGGCCTCGCGCTGGCCCTCGTGGTTGGATTGGTCCTTGGGCTGCTCGGTGGTGGCGGCTCGATCCTGGCGCTGCCGATCTTCCTGTACGTGTTTCACGTGCCCACCAAATCCGCGGTGGCCATGAGCCTCGCGGTGGTCGGCATGAGCGCCGCGGTTGGGTTTGTGTCCCACTGGCGGCAGGGCACGGTGCACATGCGCATCGCGCTGCCCTTTGGAGCGCTGGCGATGATCGGCGCGTTCGCCACGGCGCGAATCGCCCACCAGGTACCCGCCCAGGTTCAGCTCACGCTGTTCGTGATCTTTGCCGGGGCCGCCGCGCTCCTCATGTTGCGCGATGGGATGCGCGCGCCCGCCAGCGCACCGGAGAGCAGCGTCGCGAACGTGCGCTTCACCCCGCTGCTCGCTGTTCAGGCCGTTGCCGTCGGCGTGTTGACGTCGCTCATCGGCGCCGGAGGCGGCTTTGTGATCGTGCCCGCGCTCGTCCTGCTCGCACGCGTGCCGGTGCGTGCCGCGGTCGGGAGTTCCCTGTTCATCATCATGGTCAACGGACTGTCCGGCTTCATCGGGTACATCGGGATCGTCCCCATTCATTGGCGACTCGCCGCCGAGTTCACCGGAGTGGCGGCGGTCGGCGCGATCATCGGGACGCGGCTCGCGCCTCGCGTACCGCAGCGGCGGATCAAGCAGGGGTTCGCGGTGACCGTGCTCGTCCTCGGCGGTCTCGTGGTGGCGCGCGGCGTCGGGCTCCTGGGCTAG
- a CDS encoding ABC transporter permease produces the protein MKLVIREALIGFRRAPMLSALSVTTIAFSLFAFGLFSLVALNLRAALAQVESRVEIRAFLREDATVESISEAMKAIGAYPEVSRVEYISPEQALERARNELQEFRDVFEAGFLPASIDVRLADGHRAPQTVADVAARIGASEIVDDVRFGEEWVQKLYTIRNIATAAGVILGLAFAAVAVIIIGATIRMAVMARAREISIMRLVGATDGFIRRPFLVEGFVKGVLGGLMALLLTWVASIVISRYFIRTEFFGAQLSLLGILGGAVMGVFGSAVSVGRQIRKVT, from the coding sequence ATGAAGCTCGTCATTCGCGAAGCCCTCATCGGGTTCCGGCGCGCGCCGATGCTCAGCGCGCTATCCGTGACGACGATTGCGTTTTCGCTCTTCGCGTTTGGTCTGTTCTCCCTGGTCGCCCTGAACTTGCGCGCGGCCCTGGCGCAGGTGGAATCACGCGTGGAGATCCGTGCGTTCCTCAGGGAAGATGCGACCGTGGAGTCGATCTCCGAGGCCATGAAGGCGATCGGTGCGTATCCCGAAGTGTCCCGCGTCGAATACATCTCACCCGAACAGGCGCTGGAGCGCGCCCGCAACGAGCTGCAGGAGTTTCGCGACGTCTTCGAGGCCGGCTTCCTGCCGGCATCGATCGACGTGCGGCTCGCCGACGGACACCGCGCCCCGCAGACCGTCGCCGACGTCGCGGCCCGCATCGGGGCCAGCGAGATCGTGGATGATGTGCGGTTCGGCGAAGAATGGGTGCAGAAGCTCTACACCATCCGGAACATCGCCACGGCCGCCGGTGTGATCCTCGGCCTCGCGTTCGCCGCCGTCGCCGTGATCATCATTGGCGCGACCATCCGCATGGCCGTGATGGCGCGCGCGAGGGAGATCTCCATCATGCGGCTTGTGGGCGCCACCGACGGCTTCATTCGTCGCCCGTTCCTGGTCGAGGGCTTCGTGAAGGGAGTCCTTGGTGGCCTCATGGCGCTCCTGCTCACGTGGGTCGCCTCGATCGTCATCAGTCGGTACTTCATCCGCACCGAGTTCTTTGGCGCTCAGCTCTCGCTGCTGGGCATCCTCGGCGGCGCCGTCATGGGCGTCTTTGGCAGCGCCGTGTCGGTGGGCCGGCAGATCCGCAAGGTGACGTGA
- a CDS encoding glycosyltransferase family 9 protein, whose translation MTSSLIVQTSFIGDAVLTTPLIAELARRGPVSLVVTRAAAALFAHHPGVSRVIVYDKRGADAGVRGFQRMVRALRTDDRQAVAYLAQGSHRSGLLARAAGYRERVGFATSTGRLWYTTRITPTDGLHHADRLWRLARSPDAPTADQLRPRLYPAARDEARVEVLLNEHGALGEPLIALAPGSVWATKRWPFFPALARDLSALGRVVVLGSEADSALARDIAAASPSAIDATGQLSLLGSAALIARARVLVTNDSAPLHLASAMNTPTVAIFGPTVTRFGFGPLAQRSSIAEVSNLACRPCSAHGPATCPLGHFRCMLDLLPDRVLMATTALLNERR comes from the coding sequence TTGACCTCCTCGCTCATCGTCCAGACCTCGTTCATCGGCGATGCCGTGCTCACGACGCCACTCATCGCGGAGCTGGCTCGTCGCGGACCGGTCTCGCTGGTCGTCACCCGGGCAGCGGCCGCGCTGTTCGCTCACCATCCCGGCGTGTCCCGCGTCATCGTGTACGACAAGCGCGGCGCCGACGCGGGCGTCCGCGGCTTCCAGCGCATGGTGCGCGCACTGCGCACCGACGATCGGCAGGCGGTCGCCTACCTCGCGCAGGGATCTCATCGGAGCGGTCTGCTCGCACGGGCCGCCGGATACCGTGAGCGCGTGGGATTCGCGACCTCGACGGGCCGCCTCTGGTACACCACGCGCATCACCCCTACAGACGGTCTGCATCACGCCGATCGCCTGTGGCGACTCGCGCGGTCGCCGGACGCACCGACGGCGGATCAGCTGCGACCACGCCTCTATCCCGCCGCCCGCGACGAGGCGCGCGTCGAGGTGCTGCTCAACGAGCACGGCGCCCTTGGTGAACCATTGATCGCGCTCGCACCCGGCAGCGTGTGGGCGACCAAGCGCTGGCCCTTCTTTCCGGCGCTCGCCAGGGACCTCTCCGCGCTGGGGCGGGTGGTTGTCCTCGGAAGCGAGGCCGACAGCGCGCTCGCGCGAGATATCGCCGCCGCCTCACCCTCGGCCATCGATGCGACCGGACAGCTCTCACTCCTCGGCTCGGCCGCACTCATTGCGAGGGCACGTGTGCTGGTTACCAACGACTCCGCGCCACTGCACCTCGCCTCGGCGATGAACACGCCGACGGTCGCGATCTTTGGCCCGACCGTGACGCGGTTCGGTTTCGGCCCCCTCGCCCAGCGAAGCAGCATCGCCGAGGTGTCCAATCTCGCGTGCCGCCCGTGTTCGGCACACGGGCCGGCCACCTGTCCCCTCGGGCATTTTCGGTGCATGCTGGACCTGTTGCCCGACCGCGTCCTCATGGCCACTACGGCACTCCTCAACGAACGACGCTAA
- a CDS encoding carbohydrate kinase family protein has translation MTAERPFASPDERPSGPRRLGVIGSFVWDVIYGRDARRAPIEEWGGVTYALSALDAALTNDWQVVPLVKVGADLAARAREFLRGLRRIAPDAEPIIVPVQNNRVELRYTSEERRSEVLTGGVPPWHWLGLKPLLRDIDALYINLLSGFELDLEVAQLIRQHFRGPIYCDLHSLLLAVQPGGLRTPRPLVNAEGWLRCFDLVQVNEDEMRLIAPDPMALAATAMNCGVSSLVVTLGARGVVYVNAPGFQTLDDAGRRGAAAFVAGAVETARVPADRVRVKGPEQDPTGCGDVFGATLFARLVCGDTFSVALPSAVRAAARNVEFRGASGLAHHLRGELIPS, from the coding sequence ATGACCGCTGAGAGGCCGTTCGCCAGCCCGGACGAGCGCCCTTCGGGCCCGCGGCGGCTGGGAGTGATCGGCTCCTTTGTCTGGGACGTGATCTACGGCCGGGACGCGCGTCGGGCGCCCATCGAGGAGTGGGGCGGCGTGACGTATGCCTTGTCGGCCCTCGACGCCGCGCTGACTAACGATTGGCAAGTCGTTCCGCTCGTGAAGGTCGGGGCAGACCTCGCGGCGCGCGCGCGCGAGTTCCTGCGCGGCCTGCGCCGCATCGCGCCTGATGCCGAACCGATCATCGTGCCGGTGCAGAACAACCGTGTCGAACTTCGATACACCAGCGAGGAACGGCGCTCCGAGGTGCTCACGGGCGGGGTGCCTCCCTGGCACTGGCTGGGGCTCAAGCCGTTGCTGCGCGACATCGACGCCCTGTACATCAACCTGCTGAGCGGCTTCGAACTCGACCTCGAGGTCGCGCAGTTGATCCGTCAACATTTTCGGGGCCCCATCTACTGCGACCTGCACTCGCTGCTGCTGGCGGTGCAGCCGGGCGGCCTGCGCACGCCGCGTCCGCTCGTGAACGCCGAAGGATGGTTACGGTGCTTCGATCTCGTTCAGGTGAATGAGGATGAAATGCGCCTCATTGCGCCGGATCCGATGGCGCTGGCGGCGACGGCCATGAACTGCGGCGTGTCTTCGTTGGTGGTGACGCTGGGTGCGCGCGGCGTGGTGTACGTGAACGCGCCCGGATTCCAGACACTGGACGATGCAGGGCGTCGCGGTGCTGCCGCGTTCGTGGCGGGCGCAGTGGAAACAGCGCGCGTGCCTGCGGATCGCGTGCGTGTCAAGGGGCCCGAACAGGATCCGACGGGATGCGGCGACGTGTTCGGCGCCACACTCTTTGCGCGGCTCGTTTGCGGTGATACGTTTTCGGTCGCGTTACCCTCCGCCGTGCGAGCCGCGGCGCGCAACGTCGAGTTTCGCGGTGCATCCGGCCTCGCGCACCATCTCCGCGGCGAATTGATTCCTTCGTGA
- a CDS encoding ATP-binding protein, producing the protein MTSVITVPPSLDDQTFEHVLEQLAPLPLDQKVLVDARHTRWSSPYGLTALLTLAQTRAERAAFTGPETEETASYWQRAGFYDHAERLFEMHGHVPRPRGSAGESNVLLEITAVAKSDDVHDVVEKIQLKAQAILVNELNLDPLATMRFAMTLSEVCQNIVEHAGTTGWVAVQTYRYRQRLGRRVVVIAVCDAGIGFRKSLESAQGRKLSDRWDDAMALEDALIRGVSRFRDPGRGQGLAGVRRYVGKWDGKLAIRSGTARIAIVPGWDDDVPLRESLAAFPGAQVQITIPERVVTR; encoded by the coding sequence GTGACCTCTGTCATTACCGTCCCGCCTTCGCTCGACGACCAGACGTTCGAACACGTGCTCGAGCAGCTCGCCCCACTCCCGCTCGATCAGAAGGTGCTGGTGGACGCGCGTCACACGCGCTGGTCGTCGCCGTACGGGCTGACGGCGCTGCTGACCCTGGCACAGACGCGTGCCGAGCGCGCGGCGTTCACCGGACCGGAGACGGAAGAGACGGCGAGCTACTGGCAGCGGGCCGGGTTCTACGATCACGCCGAGCGGTTGTTCGAGATGCACGGCCACGTGCCGCGCCCGCGAGGCTCGGCGGGCGAATCGAACGTGCTGCTCGAGATCACCGCCGTCGCGAAGAGCGACGACGTGCACGATGTCGTCGAAAAGATCCAGCTGAAGGCGCAGGCGATCCTCGTCAACGAGCTGAACCTCGACCCGTTGGCGACGATGCGCTTTGCCATGACGCTTTCGGAGGTTTGTCAGAACATCGTGGAGCACGCGGGCACGACGGGCTGGGTGGCCGTACAGACGTATCGCTATCGGCAGCGGCTCGGACGCCGCGTGGTCGTGATCGCGGTCTGCGATGCGGGCATCGGCTTTCGCAAGTCGCTGGAGAGTGCGCAGGGGCGCAAGCTGAGCGACCGCTGGGACGACGCGATGGCGCTCGAGGACGCGTTGATCCGTGGCGTCAGCCGGTTTCGCGACCCCGGTCGTGGTCAGGGCCTGGCCGGCGTGCGGCGCTACGTGGGCAAGTGGGACGGCAAGCTGGCCATCCGCAGCGGCACCGCGCGCATCGCCATCGTCCCCGGATGGGACGACGATGTGCCGCTCCGCGAGTCGCTCGCGGCGTTCCCGGGCGCCCAGGTCCAGATCACCATTCCCGAGCGGGTGGTGACGCGATGA
- a CDS encoding aminotransferase class I/II-fold pyridoxal phosphate-dependent enzyme, translating to MPTPPSPLQLPTVAVRGPGGPTHPGAPVVFPLVQSVNYLQQVGTEAGLLYPRYGNAPNAERVQATIAALEGTEAALLLASGQGATACALLALLRPGDHLLASDWIYGGTRALFLEQFPTMGIEVTLVDPTASRGWRQQVRKETRAIFVESPVNPTTRVLDVRQLHRLAAESGLALVVDSTFASPVNFRPVAHGADVVIHSATKYLNGHHDVLAGVVAGSTPYIEEVRGRMILWGQAPDPFAAWLLERGLKTLDVRVKRHNENAMRLAQWCAAHPSVASVLYPGLGSHPDHDVARATLAGYGGMMALVLKGGGPAAERFVSRLSVITHAPSLGGVDSLVSEPRYTSHARLTPEERTAAGIPDGFVRISVGIEDIADLIADVQRALG from the coding sequence ATGCCGACGCCTCCCTCGCCCCTGCAGCTCCCGACGGTCGCCGTTCGTGGCCCGGGCGGTCCCACACACCCCGGCGCCCCCGTCGTCTTCCCGCTGGTGCAGTCCGTCAACTATCTGCAGCAAGTGGGTACCGAGGCCGGCCTGCTCTACCCGCGCTACGGTAACGCCCCAAATGCCGAACGCGTGCAGGCCACCATCGCCGCGCTCGAAGGCACCGAAGCGGCGCTGCTCCTCGCCTCCGGCCAGGGCGCGACCGCGTGCGCGCTGCTCGCCCTGCTCCGGCCCGGCGACCACCTGCTGGCCTCCGACTGGATCTACGGGGGCACGCGCGCCCTGTTCCTCGAACAGTTCCCGACGATGGGCATCGAGGTCACGCTCGTCGACCCCACCGCATCGCGCGGGTGGCGACAGCAGGTGCGCAAGGAGACGCGCGCCATCTTCGTCGAATCGCCCGTGAATCCGACGACACGTGTTCTCGACGTGCGCCAGCTGCACCGCCTGGCCGCAGAGAGCGGGCTCGCCCTCGTCGTGGACTCCACGTTCGCGAGCCCCGTGAACTTCCGCCCGGTCGCGCACGGCGCCGACGTCGTGATCCACTCCGCGACCAAGTACCTCAATGGGCACCACGACGTGCTTGCAGGCGTCGTCGCGGGCAGCACGCCCTACATCGAGGAAGTCAGAGGACGAATGATCCTCTGGGGGCAGGCACCTGACCCGTTCGCGGCCTGGCTGCTCGAACGCGGTCTCAAGACGCTCGACGTCCGCGTGAAGCGCCACAACGAGAATGCCATGCGCCTCGCACAATGGTGCGCCGCGCATCCGTCCGTGGCGTCGGTCCTCTACCCCGGACTCGGCTCGCACCCGGATCACGACGTCGCGCGCGCCACGCTCGCCGGGTACGGCGGCATGATGGCGCTGGTGCTGAAGGGCGGCGGGCCGGCCGCCGAACGCTTCGTCTCGCGGCTTTCGGTGATCACGCACGCCCCCTCACTGGGCGGCGTGGACTCACTCGTCAGCGAGCCCCGCTATACGTCCCACGCCAGACTCACTCCCGAAGAGCGCACCGCCGCCGGCATCCCCGATGGGTTCGTGCGCATCAGCGTCGGGATCGAGGACATCGCCGACCTCATCGCGGACGTCCAGCGCGCGCTGGGATAG
- the ftsE gene encoding cell division ATP-binding protein FtsE has protein sequence MIRFANVFKEYPRTGVALNDVSFFVGKGEFVFLTGPSGAGKSSILKLIYMQELPTRGDVWVSGTKAHGVKRREIAMLRRKLGVVFQDFRLLEDRTIEANIAFALDVIGTPPDKVRAKVSRLLTQVGLASKATSFPNELSGGEQQRVAIARALANDPFVLVADEPTGNLDERATRGVFQLLREINAAGTAVIMATHNLELVKRSEFRVLEINRGQVVFDSADEKKRRAEVTP, from the coding sequence TTGATCCGGTTCGCCAACGTTTTCAAGGAGTACCCCCGCACCGGCGTCGCGCTCAACGACGTCAGTTTCTTCGTGGGCAAGGGGGAGTTCGTCTTTCTCACCGGGCCGAGCGGCGCCGGGAAAAGCTCGATCCTCAAGCTGATCTACATGCAGGAGTTGCCGACACGCGGCGACGTGTGGGTCAGCGGGACCAAGGCGCACGGCGTCAAGCGTCGCGAGATCGCGATGCTCCGACGCAAGCTGGGGGTCGTCTTCCAGGACTTTCGCCTGTTGGAGGACCGCACCATCGAGGCCAACATCGCGTTTGCGCTCGATGTGATCGGCACCCCGCCTGACAAGGTGCGCGCCAAGGTCTCGCGTCTCCTGACGCAGGTGGGACTGGCCTCCAAGGCCACGAGCTTCCCGAATGAATTGAGCGGCGGGGAACAGCAGCGCGTCGCCATCGCGCGCGCGCTGGCCAACGATCCCTTTGTGCTCGTGGCCGACGAGCCGACCGGCAACCTCGACGAGCGTGCGACGCGCGGTGTCTTTCAGCTCCTGCGGGAGATCAACGCGGCGGGGACCGCCGTGATCATGGCCACCCACAACCTCGAGCTGGTCAAGCGTTCCGAGTTTCGCGTGCTCGAGATCAACCGTGGGCAGGTCGTGTTTGACTCGGCGGACGAGAAGAAGCGCCGGGCCGAGGTGACGCCATGA
- a CDS encoding ROK family protein has translation MPARKASKFIVGVDLGGTNIVVGSLSDDGATEYAMRSEPTRATQGADAVVDRMVRMIDTVIAETMAAGLKRDQCLGVGVGAPGPLDREKGIVITTPNLGWTNFPLRQVIADRVGLPATLDNDANCATLGEWWLGAARGGRNVVGMTIGTGIGGGLILDGKLYHGASDVAGEIGHMTIDITGRRCGCGNYGCLEAYASGPSIAERAREALGGDQPSMLYAMVDNDLSKLTAAIVYDAAKRDDVVALEVVRETAVFLGTGLANLLNVYNPDVVVIAGGVTQAGDPLFVPLRREVRRRAFRPAVDACRIVPGSLPGTAGVVGAVATFRQQAVDAV, from the coding sequence ATGCCCGCGAGAAAGGCCTCGAAGTTCATTGTCGGTGTCGACCTTGGCGGCACCAACATCGTGGTCGGCTCACTCAGCGACGACGGCGCCACCGAATACGCCATGCGATCCGAGCCGACGCGCGCGACCCAGGGCGCGGACGCCGTGGTGGATCGCATGGTGCGCATGATCGACACCGTGATCGCCGAGACGATGGCGGCGGGGCTCAAGCGCGACCAGTGTCTCGGCGTCGGCGTGGGCGCGCCGGGGCCGCTCGATCGCGAGAAGGGCATCGTCATCACGACGCCCAACCTTGGCTGGACAAACTTTCCGTTGCGGCAGGTCATCGCTGACCGCGTGGGCCTTCCGGCCACGCTCGACAACGACGCGAACTGTGCGACGCTCGGCGAGTGGTGGCTGGGTGCCGCCAGGGGCGGGCGCAATGTGGTGGGCATGACCATCGGAACCGGCATCGGCGGGGGGCTGATCCTCGACGGCAAGCTCTACCACGGCGCCTCGGACGTGGCGGGTGAGATCGGGCACATGACCATCGACATCACCGGCCGACGCTGCGGCTGTGGCAACTACGGCTGCCTCGAAGCCTACGCCTCCGGGCCGAGCATCGCCGAGCGTGCGCGCGAGGCGCTTGGCGGCGACCAGCCCTCGATGCTCTACGCCATGGTGGACAACGACCTGTCGAAACTCACCGCCGCGATCGTGTACGATGCGGCCAAGCGCGACGACGTCGTGGCGCTCGAGGTGGTTCGCGAAACCGCCGTGTTCCTCGGGACCGGGCTCGCGAACCTCCTCAACGTCTACAACCCGGACGTCGTGGTGATCGCGGGCGGCGTAACGCAGGCCGGGGATCCGCTGTTCGTGCCGCTGCGCCGCGAAGTGCGCCGCCGCGCGTTTCGGCCGGCGGTGGACGCCTGCCGCATCGTTCCGGGCTCACTGCCGGGGACCGCGGGCGTGGTGGGCGCGGTGGCTACATTCCGACAGCAGGCCGTGGACGCAGTGTGA